Genomic DNA from Triticum dicoccoides isolate Atlit2015 ecotype Zavitan chromosome 4B, WEW_v2.0, whole genome shotgun sequence:
CGGATTTGCAGGTTGCGGCTGTAAATGCTTTAATCAATTTTAAGGGATCGGCTAGGATGTTATAAGGAACGGAGGCACCTAAAAAAAAGGAATTGAGGCAAATGTTGGAGAACAAGAAGTTTGACCAAACTTGACTGGATAGACTAGGCACGGACCATTTTGCCCTTTCTGTTCCCACACGCCCACCCCGACACTCCCATCCCCGACGCTCTCGTCGGTCCATGGGTCTGAGACCGCCGCCGCGTGGGGAGCTCACGCCCAGGCACCGCCGCAGCATTGGCTCCCATCGCTGACTCCCCTTTGCTTGGAACGCcactcttcttcttccctttgtatTTCGCCTCCGAATCATCATCGTATATCTGTACAGACTACTGATGTGCTCGACCAATTCTTCGCGCCATAATTTTCTACAGCCCGTAGTGTCTCGTTACCTCTCCTGCCCGAAGATTTTCTCCAGTAGAGTACTCCTACGCAACCGAGCTCATTTTTTTATAGCAGATTCTTGTACTGAAATTGACAACGGAGGTCAGGATGCACAAAATCAACACTAACGCGCACACACAAAGGATCACGCTGGCAAGCAGCAAAACCATAAAAGACCAACCCTATAGTAACACAGCACTAGTAGATAAACATACTTGAATAATCTTATAACCAAGTTTACACAAGTACACAACACAGCCATAATAAAACACTTATGATGAAGCATCAAACTTGAACCTTACACATACATAGTAGGACGTGACGAGAAGAACATATAATAACACAGCACAAGTACATAACCAAACCGTGCCGCACAACCTTTCTTCATCCTGGACTGATAAGCGATCCTACAAGCCAACCTTTGCTTCTTCCTTTTCTGCATTCACTTAACACTCTACCACAGCCTGCTGCAACCGCGTCGCATCTTCCCCGCAAGACGTCACCGCCGCTCGATCATGGTTCTTTCGAAATGAAGCTGGAAGGGAAAACAAAATTCTTCAGCAAAAGGCCACACTCCCCATCAGCAGTTCTGATTATGGAACAAGGTCTAGTACAGAAACTGAATCAGCCATGTTTGTCACTCTTCTGAACTAAAATAAGGACTCTAcggaaaatagtactccctccgttccaaattactcgtcgtggctaaaaccacgatgagtaatttggaacggagggagtatgtgggaTCCAGAGAAAACTTCTTCATTTCCAGTGATAAAAGTTTCTACCAACAACCAGACTGAGCTGCTAGGTGAAAAATATCCTATCCACACACTCTCATTCAGAGTCATATCCGTAGTATTAATGTGTTAGGGAAACAATGATCTTTTTTGTATCAATAATTAATTTGGAAGGCTGCAGATTTCGGCTGTGCGTTCCATAGGTAGTATCCTTTTGATGGAGTATGAATCAAGAAAGTAAGGAAAGATGCAAAGCCAGCAGTTGCGACAAAAGAAACACACCGCACTGGTGTACTTCGTTAGAGTTGTTTCACATACCATCTGATGAGCATGTGTTGCACTGGCTTCTTCATCACTGCCCCGTTGCCGTTGGAGCGCAAGCAAGCTCGGCGGTGAGGATGAAGACTGACACACCAGCTTCCCTTAGGTGACGAACATCGCCATTCATGAGCCTCAACAGGTTTCTAGAGACCAGGAGGCCCAACCCCTCCTCTGACTGCCCCGCGTCGTCCTCCTCAAACATTTGCGCCATTAGCTCTGCCGGGACTCCTAGTCCCTGGTGCTTGATCCTGAAAACATACAGAGACAAAAGTAACCATCACTAGGCATTCCCAGAAGAAGGCTTCTAAACTTCCTTTTCAGAAATTAACAGGCATATTGCACGACCGATGTACCCAAGTTCAAGGTCAATAAGGTGAAGATTCTCTCCGATGCTGTTCTTCGTCGCCTTGGCTGAAATCTCGATAGAACCTCCAACAGGAGAGAACTTCACTGAAATAGATAGGAAGTCGGAAAGGATCTGCTGGAGTCGAACGCCATCTCCATACACTAGTTGCTTCATAAATCTCTCTGGCAGGTTGCAAGAGACTCTGATGCCTTTTCCCTGGCAGGCAATCAGTACTTGGCTTACAGCAGCCACCACCACATCTTGCAACACAAATTCAGCCATCTCCAAATCCAAGCAACTAGATCTGTGACCACAAATGACAGAAAACAATTAAGTTATTTTTAAAAGATGATAACAGTGAACTATTATGCACATAATACCTCTCAAATATAAAAGTAAGCTTGAGCAATAAGTGAAACCATATATACTGGCTAAATTTTCCGGAAGCAGTACAAATATAATAACAGCAGTTAGTTCAACAAGTTGTGTAAATGTAACAATGTTTGTTTGTTGTTCCATTTTAATCACATAAGTAGGCATATAGGCATGAAAGCAGGTGAAATGAGGACAATGAACAACGACATCAACGTACGAGGTCCGCAAACTGACAAAAAACAGGGACAGCCATAAGTAAACATGAGAACGCAATAGAACAATTCAGAAGATTTGGCAAGAAGAATACTTTTCCATGATGTTATCTTGATCCAAGTCGGCAAGTATCTTGTTTAGCTGGTGCTGACAATTATCTGAGACATGGATCTGCCTCATCTGTTCttcattcaaatctgtgtcctttagTGCTTTTCTGGAGTAAAGCATGCCTGAGAGAGGGTTGTTGATTGCATGTCTCATGTAGGAGAAAGCTTTCAGCCTTTTTAGCGACGTCTGCTCCGAGGCTTGCTGCACCtgcagtgcttgttgcagctcatgACTAGGAATATGAATAAAACAGAATACCCCAGTGATGAGACCACCCTCATTTTCCCTTCTGTTCACTGACAGAAGGCAATCAGTGTACTTCCCGCTTCGGTCGAAGAAGCCAAATGGAGCCTTTTCCGTTTCTTCGCCGGCTAACGCGCTGTTGATAACAACACAAAGGCTTACAAATGCATCTTTGTTCTTCAAAAGGCAGGAGGCATTGCTACTGTCGAACACTTCACCGAGAAGCATCTTATTGAGCACTTCCTCTCTGTGCCACCCAGTCAGCTTGGTCATTGCAGCATTCCACTCACAACACCATCCAAATTCATCAGCACCAAATATAGGAGGAATGAGTGGGTTCGGGTTGTGAATGATCGCCATGTAGTCTCCCTCTACCCGAGTAAACTTGTCCATCACCAACTTATGGACAGTCACATCTTGGGCTACAAAGCACACCCCAACAACATCATCATGAAGGTCCCGGCTGGCACAAGCATTCACAACCAAGATAACAGGGCCATCATCTCTCTTTGGGCCATGAGTCTTTACCTCAAATCGAACTTCTTTCTCTTCTTTGCCTGTTTGATCAGCGAAATATTTATTAGAGACCCATGAACGATCGATATTACCAAGTTATCAATCGCAAATTGTGTAAGCAGTTGACGCGATAACAAGTTAGCTAGGTTCAACACACAAATTATCAACAAATGAAGATAACACAAAGTTTCTGACTAAGGAGGAAGGCAAAGTAGGCGTGGAGGTAAATAGATAGAGAAAACAAATACAATAAATTTACTCACCCTGCAAAGCTAGATATAGCATCCTCTGGACAACTGATACAGAAGATTCCTCCACAAGGGTAAGTATGTGCCTTCCTATGGCATCATCAACCCTTAGCCCAGTCAATTCTGCCGCTTTCTGGTTCCACCCGTTGACCAATCCATTGCCATCTACCGCCAAGATTGGAACAGTTGCTGTTTCCATTAGACGAACCATTTCACTGGTCACTGCCTGCAATTCAGCAAGCCCATCAAGCTTTAGATCACCAATCTGTTCATCTAAGCTAGCTTTTCCGGTTGGCTTGACGACACCATCCACCGTCCCTCGAAGTATAAGTTGCAATGAATGAATAGCATCCATCTCAGAATCAGTCCAAGCCAAGCTCTTCATCTTGACAACTTCAAGGAATGCCTTGAAAGACAACCTGGGGTGCATCCTTCTGCTGTCATCCTGGTCCGATGGGTCATTCTTTGCACCTCCCCATCTGATTTCTTGAGCTGTATGTGACCTGAACCAAAAAAGAATATCACTGGAATTGATCTTAGCCACTGCCATCCCACAAACCGAATCACCAAGAGCAGAGGCTCCTGGGTAGCCAGCATCATGGAGGCTCTCAGTACTCAGGCCAGTGGAGTCCATGTGAACTTCCGACAGCCACAAGGCAAGATCACGTATCTGAGACTCGGTTGGAGCATTGCCCAGACGCCATACTTTGTCCCCATACAGAAGAGCAGCACCGTCACATTTGATTAGGTCCATGATATTGGGTGCCCCTGATACGATAGTCAGGGGGGAGGCTTCCTTGAACAGCATGTCAGAGAGAATTGTTTGCGTCCTCAGTATGCTTTTTTCGCGTAATTGTTTCTGCACTTCAAACTCCTTGTTGACATGGACAGCAAACACCTGTGCTAAGAACTCACAAGCATAGCGCAGCGGAAAAGGGACATATCTGGGGCTCTCATGGTGGCAAACAACAAGGCCCCACAGtatcttcttcttctgctgctgtgCTGGCTGTTCAGACCCGACCTCGTCATCCTCTTCATTCTCATTAACCACAACAGCCATGACAAGGGATGCAATCGAGTTCATGTTCTCCATATACTGAAGGTGACAGCTGTGTGCTGCCCTGAGCGCTGAACCACACAAGCTAATATCAAAGGGGAGTGCCTCATCTTCGATGACCTTTATGGATCTTGAGCGGACATCGCAAATCATCCGCACTTTGTTCTTCATGAAAAGGAACCTGGCCGCTTGAGGAATATCAGTGGCTGGATAGTGCAGGCCCAGATAAGGCTCAAGGCCAGGCTTTGTGATCTCGGCAAAGACCTCGCCATGGTTATCTTCATGGAACTTGTAAGCCATAACCCTATCATACCCTGTAAGTTCAAAGACTTCCTTGACCACAGTATTGCATAGCAGCTCTATGCTTCCACCTGGCAGTGCCTGGATCTTGGAGATTGCCTTGGCAGCAAGCTTGTAAGACTGCAAGGCCCCAGCAGCAGAGGCAGGAAATTCTGTGGGGTTTACAGGCTCAAAGTCTACCACCAAACAGCCGGTTGCTCGGTGAACAATGGCATAGAAAGGCTTGCCTGAGGTCTTGCACTGAACCAGGATAGGATTCAGCAAAGAAACATCAGCAAACCCTAGTGCCTTGTGCAGAGCCGTGGCACCCTGGTCAGTGAACAGAGACCGTACATTGGTGCCGATGTCGAGCCTTGGGGGATCGTCGACACTGGGCACTGCATGGCTGACAGTTGTAAGCATTTCTGGCGCGTTTTCGCTGAACGCGATGACATTGAAGCTCTTCTCATCAAGGGCCAACAAGCAACCAAACGACTGGATCATCTTCCCTCTCTGAATGTGCTGCAAGTAGGCTATGACTTTCTCCGACCGCCCTTCCTGCAGCACGGTTGGAGTGTCCCGCTGGGCTTCGACCAGCTTGGAGTAGTCGAAGGAGTCACTAGATTCTTCAAACTCAGCATTGAGTTGAGCATCAAGGGTTGTTTGTGCTAACACCCTTTCCTGGGTGCTCCGGCGGTTCCTGCTGGAAGAACTGGAGGCAGGCATTGAGGAAGACATCACCTGCCTCGAGTACTCGAACCGCTCTCAGCAGCGGTATCTGCTGTGTGTCACTCCTGCTGGACATAAATAAATGAGAAGCGGCAAACactaattactactccctccgtccgaaaacacttgtcatcaaaatggataaaaagggatatatctataactaaaatacgtctagatacatccccttttattcattttgatgacaagtatttccggacggagggagtagtaaaatataCAAGTACGGTAAACCATTAACAGCTTGCAAAAAAACAGAGACGATCATCATGGCTAAATATATTTTCTTAGTGCTACTAAATATTTGTTTCTTTTCCTGGTTTCAGAAGCGTGAACAAATTTGACAGACACTAGAAGAATAAAGATCCATAAAGTACCACATCTCCAGCAAACCcaaaaaggtactccctccgttcggaattacttgtcgcagaaatggatgtatctagatgtattttagttttagatacatccatttccgagacaagtaattccgaacggagggagcacTAGTAAAGAGGCTTCCCATGCTAACCATAGGGAAGGAGCTCGCTAGTTTGTATCTGCAACGGTGTAACTTATCCTATTCATCACTTGAAGATTTTCAAAGCGATCAGTCGGCTGTGATTTAGCTGGGTCAGGTTCACTCTTCTCAACATTAGTGTAACCAGATGATCCTTTTTTTCCAAACAAACTGTATGGCTTACTAAAAAGTAGAACAACAGTTGCTAATTTCTTATAGAGGAGAGTCAATTATCTCATCTGGAGAAAAAGAATGTGGTCATGGTATTGGGAAGTTTAGTTCTGGCCTTTCTGTTGTGTACTTGTATTATTTCTCTTGATGCAGAGGAGGCCGGGTTTATCCCCTTTTTGTAAGGAAAAACTTatactctctcttttttttctttgcaaAGAGTGTACTTGTATTATTTCAACAATACAGTATACCCCCATGCCAAAATTCAGAAGGAACAAACTCTAGCAAGGCACGGCCAACACTTGTTGGTACTTCCAGTAATATGCCTTTCTGGATCATGGttcaattattattatttttttaaacaaAAGGTAGATTGATGTCTACCTTATATATTTCAAAACAGGCGAAGCCCGGGGACCCTAGGGTCGATTACATGAGCTTGTAAAATGCACCAAGGTGCAAAGGCCACAAGCAGCCTGTGAGGAGAAGAAAGCAAGGAAGCAGAATTGTGGATTTTGAGTTTCCACATACCAAAATCTCCTGGTTTTCTAGCTGAGCAAGACTGAAAGCTTAAAAGGTTCAGAAAGGCAACTAAACCTACAAGACTCAGCGCAACAGCAACAAAAAAACTAAACCTACAAGACAACAGGAAGAACCCACATGATGAATCGGACAACGAAATATCAGCAACGCTACTACCATCGAGATATCTATCACCGCAAACAACCAATCAAAGCAGATACAAGGGTCTCCGTCTCAGCAAAGAGCCCTCCGGGATCGCCGAGCCGGTCGGCGATTCTGCCATTCCGGTGACATTGACATGGCACATGGACAGAAACCAAGGGCCACCCGGTGCTCGGAAATCCTACAGATGGAACgaacaccagcagtccagcacctctCGCTCTCTCCATGGGGCCTCAGCCCTAAATCAGCTGAGCAGAGAGATGCTCTGCTTTCGCtagtcaactactccctccgttcctaaatactccctccgtccggaaatacttgtcatcaaaatggatgaaaatggatgtatctacaattaaaatacatctagatacatccatttcaatgacaagtattttcgaacggagggagtatttgtctttttaggatttcaaatggataccacatacggatgtatatagacacattttagagtgtagattcattcattttgctccgtatgtagtcatttgttgaaatctctagaaagacaaatatttaggaacggagggagtagtagaaaggGGATTCTGAATCCCCACACTTAACAGGAACGTCATTCTCTCAACCTTTGCTACAAATTCATGCTGTGTGTGTATGATGCCGGGCCCTGACCACCGGAAACAGAGCAGGAACGTTGCCCTGTACCTTCCCAGGATCAAAGGGGGGAGGAAAATAGCTTCTGGACTGGTATCACCATCACACAGCCAAAGTCAACAGGGAAGGAAACCTTTCCGGCATCACTATGATACATCCAAAATCCAAGCTCCAAGCATACATACACGCAGgcggaagaaggaaggagaggagaggagaggagagggtacCTGCTGCCCGGCGCCGGCGGCAATGGAGAGGTGAGGTGACGGGGCCGTGGTGGAGGGGAGGAGTGGACTGGTGGAGTGAGCAGGGAGGGAGTGAGGCCCGTGGGTGGTGGGCATGAAGCAAATAAATACTGGTAGTGGCGGCGTGGCGCGCCGACCCTTGCTCCGCGCCGCGCCCATGACCGCCGCGGATGGGAGCTGTCGACGCTTCATTGGCCGCAGCCTTTCCATCTCGACTTGATTAAACCTAATAACTTCACCTGCCTCACATCGGGGGTTAACCCTGCAGTGCAGACGATACGCGATATCCCTTGCCCTTTCCTCAACGAGCTGGTCCTGCTGTGCTGCTCTGACTTCTCTTCCTTTTTCAAACCCTTCTCCTATTCAGCCGTTATTTTAACGACATGGTTCTCGATACTCTTCTCTCTTTATTAGTCTTTATATGAGTTTTGTCTAAAGTCAAAGTATCTtataatgtcaaatcaatattgctATATTCGTTATGGaatgtagtttcatagtatatGTATtcggtattgtagatgttgatatttttttagtGTAAatttggggtcaagcagcccccgatGGCCGCCAACTCATAGAATACATGCGTGACGAGCGTATTAACATCGTCCCCATCCAGAAAACCATGCGCACGGAGTTCGCCCTACCAAAATTAAAGCGGTTGAACACCCACCTGTTCGCCTGGCACGCATTGGCTTCCTTCTAGTGGGATCGTCGGACATTCGGTGGCATCCTTTTAGGTGTGAATGATGCCACCTTCGAGGTGGGGAGCATGAATATAGGCGAATTTTTCGTTAGTCTGGAGGTCTTCGAACGAGGCATCAATTTTAAATGAGAGATCGTCATTGTGCATGGACCAGCCGACCACCGCCGCTCGGTGGCCTTCCTGGTGGATCTCACAAGGAAGATCTCGACCGCTTAGCTTCCGGTGGTggtggcgggggggggggggtgacttCAACCTCATTCGAACCCCCGAGGGCAAGGGAATGATCGCGTCAACTACCCCCGGATGCATTTGTTCAATAACCGTATCGCAAATCTCAGCCTTCGAGAGCTATGTAGGATTGGTGCCAGATTCACCTGGACCAATAGGCACGCGGACCCGACAAGGTCCGTTCTTGACCGCGTCTTTGTCTCGCCGGAATGGGAGCTCTGATGCCTCCTCACCTCGTTCCGCGCCATCACATGGATAGGATCATACCACGTCCCTTTGCTTCTCTTGTCTGAGAAAGACCGACCTCCACCCCCTCCGGTTTCTGCTTTGAGACCTTTTGGCTTAACTAGGCGGGGTTCGCGGAGGTAATCCGGGTGCGCTGGATGTCGGCTAGGTCTTGCCCTCACCGCTCCCTCTCGACTGTGGACTCCTGGCACTTCTACGCCAAGCGTGCTCGCCAATTTATGAAGGGTTGGGGTGCCAACCTGGGCCGGAACCCGAGGGAGAGGGAAAACACCGCTTCTTGCCTCTATCCaagcctttgtcatcggtatgttacttgcccgagattcgatcgtcggtatcatcatacctagttcaatctcgttacaggaaagtctctttactcgttctgtaatacttcatcccgcaactaactcattagtcacaatgcttgcaaggcttatagtgatgagtattaccgagaggggctagagatacctctccgaaacacggagtgacaaatcctaatctcgatctatgccaacccaacaaacacctttgaagacacctgtagagcacctttataatcactcatttacgttgtgacgtttggtagcacacaaagtgttcctccggtattcaggagttgcataatctaatagtctgaggaacatgtataagcatgaagagagcagtagcaatgaaactgtaacgatcataatgctaagctaacggatgggtcttgtccatcacatcattctcctaatgatgtgatcccgttcatcaaatgacaacacgtgtctatggttaggaaacataaccatctttgattaacgagctagtcaagtagaggcatactagggacactatgttttgtctatgtattcacacatgtactaagtttccagttaatacaattctagcatgaataataaacatttatcatgcaataaggaaataaataataactttattattgcctctagggcatatttccttcagtctcccgcttgcgctagagtcaataatctagttcatatcgccatgtgatttaacatcaatagttcacatctgtatgtgattaacacccatagttcacattgccatgtgaccaaaatccaaagggtttattagagtcaataatctagttcacattgctatgtgattaacacccaaagattactaaggtgtgatcatgttttgcttatgagaaaagtttagtcaatgggtctgtcacattcagagccgtatgtattttgcaaatattctatgtctacaatgctctgcatagagctactctagctaattgctcccactttcaatatgtatccggtatctagattgagactttagagtcatatggatcggtttaaaagcttgcattgatgtaactctttacgacgaactctttatcacccccatcatcgagaaatatttccttagtcctcactaaggataattttaaccgttgtccagtgatctactcttagatcactattgcacccccttgccaaactcatggcaaggtacacaataggtctggtacatagcacaacatactttatagaacctatgactttggcatagggaatgactctcattctctttctatcttctgccatggttgggctttgagtcttaatggtgaggagcatccctcgaccatcaccatggacATCACACCACCACCGCAAGCGCGAAGAGGGCCGATGACAAGAGCACACGCATGTGCCACCGAAACCGAGGTTGACTCCTTCCTCTTCAAACT
This window encodes:
- the LOC119294858 gene encoding phytochrome A type 3-like, encoding MSSSMPASSSSSRNRRSTQERVLAQTTLDAQLNAEFEESSDSFDYSKLVEAQRDTPTVLQEGRSEKVIAYLQHIQRGKMIQSFGCLLALDEKSFNVIAFSENAPEMLTTVSHAVPSVDDPPRLDIGTNVRSLFTDQGATALHKALGFADVSLLNPILVQCKTSGKPFYAIVHRATGCLVVDFEPVNPTEFPASAAGALQSYKLAAKAISKIQALPGGSIELLCNTVVKEVFELTGYDRVMAYKFHEDNHGEVFAEITKPGLEPYLGLHYPATDIPQAARFLFMKNKVRMICDVRSRSIKVIEDEALPFDISLCGSALRAAHSCHLQYMENMNSIASLVMAVVVNENEEDDEVGSEQPAQQQKKKILWGLVVCHHESPRYVPFPLRYACEFLAQVFAVHVNKEFEVQKQLREKSILRTQTILSDMLFKEASPLTIVSGAPNIMDLIKCDGAALLYGDKVWRLGNAPTESQIRDLALWLSEVHMDSTGLSTESLHDAGYPGASALGDSVCGMAVAKINSSDILFWFRSHTAQEIRWGGAKNDPSDQDDSRRMHPRLSFKAFLEVVKMKSLAWTDSEMDAIHSLQLILRGTVDGVVKPTGKASLDEQIGDLKLDGLAELQAVTSEMVRLMETATVPILAVDGNGLVNGWNQKAAELTGLRVDDAIGRHILTLVEESSVSVVQRMLYLALQGKEEKEVRFEVKTHGPKRDDGPVILVVNACASRDLHDDVVGVCFVAQDVTVHKLVMDKFTRVEGDYMAIIHNPNPLIPPIFGADEFGWCCEWNAAMTKLTGWHREEVLNKMLLGEVFDSSNASCLLKNKDAFVSLCVVINSALAGEETEKAPFGFFDRSGKYTDCLLSVNRRENEGGLITGVFCFIHIPSHELQQALQVQQASEQTSLKRLKAFSYMRHAINNPLSGMLYSRKALKDTDLNEEQMRQIHVSDNCQHQLNKILADLDQDNIMEKSSCLDLEMAEFVLQDVVVAAVSQVLIACQGKGIRVSCNLPERFMKQLVYGDGVRLQQILSDFLSISVKFSPVGGSIEISAKATKNSIGENLHLIDLELGIKHQGLGVPAELMAQMFEEDDAGQSEEGLGLLVSRNLLRLMNGDVRHLREAGVSVFILTAELACAPTATGQ